From Anopheles funestus chromosome 3RL, idAnoFuneDA-416_04, whole genome shotgun sequence, a single genomic window includes:
- the LOC125770037 gene encoding uncharacterized protein LOC125770037 → MCLRQIQTIFQVLLRRFITFNDQSDYFDLYKILATVSAIHYDAICWIDQTLWIVYRFLPILVNVSYFYKAYRLILLPEDNTSAAVVIASVWGFTEGTLRIGIIELCYGTLSKIMSFLNERSYRCQDALVRQQRAALFVRNNRIQFTLVATMLIVAAWFMTTQLFSRDAFMLQINGQVVDSAAVQILYGLLCNVWGLIYVLSFAIFYIIMNTLQLEMMILLDGIASVQFTVMNRAKHQLEILEPSGHSSQMQQHVFWGMLQSELNKNISRHVNLLDILKEFSSIVGPFSFVQYYGTFALIADCGFILSMEGLSTNGMIYLIFVTVLIFQSFIICRGIEKINDLNEAIGHELYAGFNWPELLQYDERFRYQHAAARHSLMLVIGRSQKGFQCSYGGLGGISMERFAQLMQKSYSLLTLLLQFTK, encoded by the exons ATGTGTCTTCGACAGATACAGACAATTTTCCAAGTACTGCTTCGccgttttattacatttaacGATCAATCTGATTACTTCGATCTGTATAAAATACTGGCAACCGTTTCTGCCATTCATTACGACGCAATTTGCTGGATCGATCAGACACTCTGGATCGTATATCGATTTCTGCCGATTTTGGTAAACGTATCCTACTTTTATAAAGCCTACCGGCTCATTCTACTCCCGGAAGACAACACATCGGCAGCCGTAGTTATTGCGTCGGTATGGGGCTTCACGGAAGGTACGCTTCGCATCGGCATCATCGAATTGTGCTATGGTACACTGTCGAAGATTATGTCGTTTCTGAACGAACGTTCCTACCGCTGCCAAGACGCTCTGGTACGTCAGCAACGAGCGGCCTTGTTCGTTCGAAACAATCGCATTCAGTTTACACTCGTTGCCACAATGCTAATAGTAGCGGCGTGGTTCATGACTACGCAGCTTTTCAGCAGAGATGCTTTTATGCTGCAAATAAACGGTCAAGTAGTGGACAGCGCCGCTGTACAAATTCTCTACGGCTTGTTGTGCAACGTTTGGGGCTTGATCTACGTACTTTCGTTTGCAATTTTCTACATCATTATGAACACCTTGCAACTGGAGATGATGATACTGTTGGATGGTATTGCCAGCGTACAGTTTACGGTTATGAATCGAGCAAAACATCAACTCGAAATCCTTGAACCATCTGGACATTCCTCGCAAATGCAACAGCACGTCTTTTGGGGTATGTTACAATCggaactaaacaaaaacatctcaCGGCATGTTAATCTTCTTGA TATTCTCAAGGAGTTTAGCTCGATAGTTGGCCCATTTTCCTTTGTCCAGTATTATGGCACATTTGCGCTCATCGCAGACTGCGGTTTCATCCTTTCAATGGAAGGACTGTCAACAAATGGTATGATCTATCTAATATTTGTAACCGTACTAATATTTCAATCGTTCATCATTTGTCGTGGAATTGAGAAGATAAACGATCTG AACGAAGCGATTGGTCACGAATTGTACGCGGGTTTTAATTGGCCTGAATTATTACAGTATGATGAACGTTTTCGCTATCAGCATGCGGCGGCTCGACACTCATTGATGCTTGTCATAGGTCGATCGCAAAAAGGGTTTCAGTGCTCCTACGGAGGCCTGGGAGGAATTTCCATGGAACGTTTCGCCCAGCTGATGCAGAAAAGTTACTCCCTGTTGACGTTACTGCTTCAATTTACCAAGTGA